DNA sequence from the Dehalococcoidales bacterium genome:
ACAGACAGGCCATGTCAGAGCAGAGTGCCGCGCAGCCATCCCCGTTCACCATTGTCTTCAACTCCGCCCGGTTGGGTCCTCTGACACACATTGTACGGCAGAGATTCGGGCCAGTGCAATGGATAATGGTTGAAGTTTCAACAGAAAACCCTAAGACTATCATTAGAATTCCTGAACTGGGCCTCTCTGGATTGGTGAAGGCAGAAACTCACGCCTGCCCCTGGTGGTGTGGTGGTTGATCTCATTCCCTCTGCCTCAGTACTTTCTGGAGAGTGTCAGCTATCATCCAGAACAGGGGGACCCCGACTCGCCTCAGCAGACTCATAGGTCCACTGTACGGCTGCGGGCACAAGCGATGGTATGGCGATACCCGTCTGCCATTGCAGAGAAGGAAGAACCAACTCCAGCCTGTCTCGGATGCCAACCCACAGCAGGACGGGCTTCCCGAAGATAAGCCTGAGGGTACTCACCTTTGGCACGCGCCGTACCTCAGAGATTCTGCTAAGCGGCGAGGCAACGACAAGCCCCCGAAGCACGCCTGAAATCAAGAAGAGACAGAGCAGATTGCTGCCGAGGAGCTGCGGCAGCCTTGGCACCAGGTAGCCTCCCATCAGGGCACCGAGGCACATGGCAACGCCGTTGACGGCATTGAAGATGGCTATGCTCTGCGTCCGGCTCTCCCGCGGGGAGGCATCGTACAGGAAGTTGCTGCTGGCCAGGTTGAAGCCGGACCAGGCGAACCCTGACAGTATCTGGATGGGAATAAGGTAGTACACCTGCCTGCTCACCAGCCAGAGCAAAGGGACAAAAGGGATGAGGCAGGAGGTGATTCTCATAATCCTGGCATTGCCGGCCCTGTCTGCCCGCTTGCCCCAGACAGCCAGGAAGACGATGGTGGCAAGGACGGACGTGGCGTTGATAGAAATGTAGGTAAGATAGTCGAACCCCAGTTCACGGAGCATATAGACGGCGAAGAAGGGGCCACACATGCAGGTAGCGAAATTCACCAGCGACACGTACGCCGTGAACCGGCCCAGATTCGAAGACCACATCTTCTTCATTGTGCTCCGCAGAGTAATACGGTCCGCAGTTTTCCTGACCAATACAGGTTCATGCATTCTAGGTTCATTCATTCTATAGAGGAAGCACCATGAGGCCAGTCGAAACACGACAGCACCGGCGAAGATTGCGGAAAAACCGAGAAACGGCCTTCCGGTAGTCCATTGCAGGATGCCGCCGGCCGCGAAGGAGACGAAAAGCAGCACGAAATCGCACACTCTGCCTCTCAGGCTGAAATATTGACCCCTGGCGTTCTCAGGGACCAGGTCAGCCATCATGCTGCCCCAGGCAGGATTGGCCAGAGAGCCGAACACGGTAGTGAGCGTCATAAATCCAATCAGCCACCACACCTTGTTTCCCGGGAATACGTCGGGGATGAGCAGGACTGGTATCCACATCAAGGCATGCATCAGGACTACCGCCAGGATGAAGCGCTTGCGGCTCCCGGCCCTCTCGGTCAAACGGGGGGCTAGGAGTTGCGACAGTGCCATGAACAGGCTGGGGATGCTGGATAGCAGCCCGATTTGGCCGGTAGTAGCCTTGAGTGCCAGGGCAAAGGGTACAACGTAACTCTGGGTCATCCCGAGCATAGCTGAAGAGCAGGCACCATCCAGTATGCTGTTCTTCAGTGTTCGTCTTACGATGTTCTGTTGTAGACTGATACTCTTCATTTACCTGGCTATCGTTCACCTAAATAATACGGAAGAGTTGTGCTAGGCTCTTGGCCAACTCTCCCGTTCCTGGTGCAGGGGTTACAGAATGACAGTCGTGTCACCCTGCTTTCATCTGGGCCTCTGTCCTCGGTGGCGGGCGTTTATCTCCTCTTCATGTGCAGGGGTATCCTTCGATCGGCTACATAAGCCTCGCCCTCTCTATCAATGTATCCCTCAAAGAGCAGCATGTTCGGGTGTTTCTCCAGGTCTGACAGGCCTGCTATTGCCACGTTCTGCTGCTGCGCTATCAATGGACTGTAGATGCGGAAACGTCTCACCTGCTTGCCATTGACCGTGCTATCATAATCGAAGCAACGCAGCGTCTCCAGGTGTTCCGCCAGCAGTCCAAACCTGCGCATCATGCAGTCACGTACTGGCCGTGGCAGTCTCCTGGGGCTACCAGTGTGGTGAGGGTAGAGGTGCATCACGCTGCCTCCTGTCTTGTCGTAGGACCACCGGGGTTGTTTGCCAGGCGAGTGTGGTCGAACAGGAGTCGCCTCTGCCTCCAATCGAGCGTGCTGAGCAGTGCTAGCATCCCCTGCACGTCCTCATCGGAAGTCAGCGAGTACACCGGCGACCCGTTGTGGCATTGGACATCCACCAGCCCATTCTGAACCATATTTCCTAGTGCTCTTTCTATTTCTGACTTAGAGCACTCTGTTGCACAAAGGATAGCAAGCCTGTTGAACCGAGCATGGGTATGCAGGGCCCAGAACAAGAGAAGCTCCCGTTTGGCGCGAGTATCGCCGTACCTGTTCACAAATGCACCCAGATTGGTTGTCGTCTGCAAATCAAGTACGGTCATCTCTTCCCCCACACAAGATGGCGAGCGCGTCTGAGTCATAAACTTGCAACTGTTACGCGACATATGGTATAAGACAGCACGGGGATGTTACACAGATTATGTATCATGGCTATGTAGTGCTGATACCTCACTCATGAACAATGTATCATGTATCATGACTCATGTCAATAGGATTCCTAGTACCTTTGGCGTTGTTTTGGGAGTACTTTAGACGGAGGTCTTTGATTATGCCGGAATGGGCTTTCCTGACGAATCATGCCCTCGTTCTCAGCTATCTGGCAAAGCATCCCAGCATCACAGCGAGAGAGATGTCTATGGACATCGGCATCACGGAAAGGGCAATCCGCAAGATTATTGCTGACCTGGATGATGCTGGCTACATCAGAAAGAGGAAGGTTGGCCGGGGAATGCGGTACAGAATAGACCCGGACCTGCCAATGCGCAGTGATGCCCATGAGGATATTGGTGTTGGTGCTTTCCTGGAAGCCCTGGGGTGGAAGAGGAGGCGGCGACGGCCACGGACTGCCAATAGCAGTGGCGATGTCAAGACGTCCAAGCCTGACTGAGCAGGCACAAACCTCTGTTCTCAGCTTTGATTCGCCAACTGACTGCACAGAAGACTGCATTGGTTACTAAGTTGCTTGTAAAGGCCCAGGAGTCTCTGACTAACTCGTTCCGATCCCTCAGCAAGGCTCGTCCGTGTATCGAAAGTCGACGGACCAGGGAGTCATCAGGAATGTGCTACGTGTTTGAAGCTGCTCCGAACATGAAGAGGTACTTGGCATTGAGGTCCTATTGCACTATCCTCCAGACGGATTAGCCAGGGAGTACGGAGACCCACATGGCACGAGGAACTACTCCACCTCTAGCGATCTGCTATCCTTGTAGCTGGGAAAGCACTGCGAAGACGTCTGGAAACAGAGCATGCACCCTGGAGACGCACAATCCTGACATTATCGAACTCGGGAGCAAAGGCCTTACCGCGATCGAGTCATTCATTATGGGCGGTGTAGCGGAAAGAGTAGCCAGATATGCCGACTGCTCGGTGCTGATCGGCAGGACTCCAGGATAGACGCCACTACGTTGGGGTCGGGGTATTGAGAGGAGCGAACAGTCGTCCAGGTGGACTCATCTGCAATCACTGTCCTGGTGATGGCGTTTCAGGATACAGGACCCTTCTGACCTCGGTGGCGGCTTCCGGCCCAACCGCCTCTGCGGCTGCCAGAGCGCCTTCAGCAGCCAGTGCTGCAGCCTCTTCTTCCTCAACATCGGCTGCTCGCGCCGCATCCCTGGCACTGTCAACCGCCTGCATGGCGGTCTGGCCAATATCTTTTCCTGCCTCGGCAGCACCCTGGACAAGCCCGTATCCAAGCCCTCGGAAAGTGTCCTGAGGGTCTACATGAGCGCGACTGAGAGCCCGTACGATACCTGCAACCGCCGGGTGGATCAATCGTTCCGTGTTTCTCACGGATGCCTCGCCGACAGCGTGGAGCACACCACGCGCCGCCTGCCGGGCTATTTCAGTACCTTGAGCCGAGGTAGCCTCTCCAGGCTTAACTACGTGTGTCAGTGTGTCTTCCACTGCCCTGGCAATGCCCGTTGCCGCTCTGCGGGCTTTCGCGCCGGCCAGGGTCGCCATCCTGGTGATATCGGCTAGCTGGTAGGCGGTTACGCCCAGCGCCACGTCAACGCCGGGGATATGTCTCAGATAGCCGAGGGGGAACCTGCCGACGAAGCGTAGGCCTGGTACCGAGCTCACGGCATGGAAGGTCTCGCCTGCCTGTGTCATCAATTCACCCAACACGACCTCCCGGCTAACTTCGCCCTCTTCACGGAGGGCGGCCAGAATAGTGAGTGTGACCAGACCGATGAGGAAAGCCAGGGCGAACAGGAAATCGAAGCCCGTCATATTCACGATCCCCAGTTGGATAGACTGCGCAGGGTCAATCCAGGTGAAGTCCAGGGCCACTGCCCGTACCCTGAAGAAGTCAGCGAAGAGACCGCCAACC
Encoded proteins:
- a CDS encoding universal stress protein, which codes for MARGTTPPLAICYPCSWESTAKTSGNRACTLETHNPDIIELGSKGLTAIESFIMGGVAERVARYADCSVLIGRTPG
- a CDS encoding MFS transporter, producing MKSISLQQNIVRRTLKNSILDGACSSAMLGMTQSYVVPFALALKATTGQIGLLSSIPSLFMALSQLLAPRLTERAGSRKRFILAVVLMHALMWIPVLLIPDVFPGNKVWWLIGFMTLTTVFGSLANPAWGSMMADLVPENARGQYFSLRGRVCDFVLLFVSFAAGGILQWTTGRPFLGFSAIFAGAVVFRLASWCFLYRMNEPRMHEPVLVRKTADRITLRSTMKKMWSSNLGRFTAYVSLVNFATCMCGPFFAVYMLRELGFDYLTYISINATSVLATIVFLAVWGKRADRAGNARIMRITSCLIPFVPLLWLVSRQVYYLIPIQILSGFAWSGFNLASSNFLYDASPRESRTQSIAIFNAVNGVAMCLGALMGGYLVPRLPQLLGSNLLCLFLISGVLRGLVVASPLSRISEVRRVPKVSTLRLIFGKPVLLWVGIRDRLELVLPSLQWQTGIAIPSLVPAAVQWTYESAEASRGPPVLDDS
- a CDS encoding helix-turn-helix domain-containing protein, which encodes MPEWAFLTNHALVLSYLAKHPSITAREMSMDIGITERAIRKIIADLDDAGYIRKRKVGRGMRYRIDPDLPMRSDAHEDIGVGAFLEALGWKRRRRRPRTANSSGDVKTSKPD